One stretch of Ooceraea biroi isolate clonal line C1 chromosome 4, Obir_v5.4, whole genome shotgun sequence DNA includes these proteins:
- the LOC105278782 gene encoding pre-piRNA 3'-exonuclease trimmer isoform X2 — protein MVAHQSDGSIAASVGGAYCFMVAVEVIPHRSTCTCECSIMNEVTNQNFSKVYPHLEATLKNASFIAIDGEFTGITGDDVKNSLFDTTKERYEKQRGVIQPYIVIQFGIAAFQRVPDKNEYTTEAFNFFLLPKSTPLKSRQFIWQTAALEFLATYEFDFNKLAYEGISYLDEAGEATLEQQLRNDVLSRNLERHMLIMEDYNIHKDNVNRVTEWLQTACHENSLKIDTRTPFLQYLMHRELRSRFPNTWTLSGDNSVTVIKVEPDVRKVLERDEGSVLENVLLDSYIGFSKVFKLLVTLKKPVIAHNAFLDLMFMYQQFYKPLPSRYSKFKDNVHQLFPTIYDTKFLSYRLRDILQGDVWKINSLSGLFDYFTGEKGRHVILGSPLIKSATQSDSKNSDAATSPKYHTAGWDAYTAGCVFLKIAHVFAGKRNGEQKSLTVKYFTHTELMNSVKHYANCINIIRCNISYMKLDGPDPETTRPKWLYVKTLVPQPITSLQVAEKMSTFGTVDVKQYTSNRMLVAVTNHRSAKEILQHFQQNKEIYVAPYSPLRHSRSVQFAFLCRSRDSTCLANCCEGIVTTRSWRERVRDAVRCRAFSSLLFRVSAQHINRYINSRFFPL, from the exons ATGGTGGCACACCAAAGTGACGGCAGTATCGCTGCAAGCGTTGGCGGTGCGTACTGTTTTATGGTCGCGGTTGAGGTTATACCACATCGTTCTACATGCACATGTGAGTGCTCAATTATGAATGAAGTTACGAATCAAAATTTTAGCAAGGTGTATCCACACTTGGAGGCTACATTGAAAAATGCAAGTTTTATTGCGATCGACGGCGAATTCACGGGCATAACGGGCGACGATGTCAAAAATAG CCTGTTCGACACGACGAAGGAGCGCTACGAGAAGCAGAGGGGTGTTATTCAGCCGTACATAGTCATTCAATTTGGCATTGCCGCTTTCCAACGTGTCCCAGATAAGAACGAGTACACAACGGAAGCGTTCAACTTCTTCCTGCTGCCCAAGTCCACCCCGTTGAAGAGCCGACAGTTCATTTGGCAGACTGCAGCGTTGGAGTTCCTGGCTACATACGAATTCGATTTTAACAAA CTCGCCTACGAGGGCATCTCGTACCTCGATGAGGCCGGCGAAGCAACCTTGGAGCAACAGTTGAGGAACGATGTGTTGTCCCGCAATCTTGAGCGCCACATGTTGATAATGGAAGATTATAACATTCACAAAGATAATGTCAACCGAGTAACGGAGTGGCTGCAGACTGCTTGCCACGAGAACTCGCTGAAAATTGACACTCGCACTCCCTTTCTGCAGTACCTCATGCACAGGGAGCTGAGGAGTCGTTTCCCGAACACGTGGACACTGTCGGGAGACAACTCG GTAACCGTGATAAAGGTGGAACCGGATGTGAGGAAGGTCTTGGAACGGGATGAAGGTTCTGTACTGGAGAACGTATTGCTCGACTCGTACATTGGTTTCTCAAAAGTGTTCAAGCTTCTAGTAACTTTGAAGAAGCCAGTAATAGCCCACAATGCTTTCCTCGACCTCATGTTTATGTATCAGCAGTTTTATAAGCCCCTACCAT CGAGATATTCCAAGTTCAAAGATAATGTGCATCAACTCTTTCCCACGATCTACGACACGAAATTCTTAAGCTACAGACTGAGAGATATTCTCCAAGGGGATG TCTGGAAAATCAATTCTCTAAGTGGCTTGTTCGATTATTTCACGGGTGAAAAAGGAAGGCACGTGATACTCGGATCACCTCTCATTAAATCTGCTACTCAATCGGATTCAAAAAACTCGGACG CTGCAACCTCTCCAAAGTATCACACCGCGGGATGGGACGCTTACACTGCCGGTTGCGTGTTTCTCAAAATTGCTCATGTTTTTGCCGGCAAGCGAAATGGGGAGCAAAA GAGTTTAACGGTGAAGTACTTTACGCACACGGAACTAATGAACAGCGTAAAACATTATGCAAACTGCATAAACATCATCCGTTGTAATATATCGTACATG AAACTTGACGGGCCGGATCCTGAAACCACTCGACCGAAATGGCTTTACGTGAAGACGTTGGTACCGCAACCGATAACCTCATTGCAG GTAGCCGAAAAAATGTCGACTTTTGGCACCGTTGACGTGAAGCAGTACACATCGAACCGCATGTTGGTTGCAGTAACGAATCATCGAAG TGCGAAGGAGATACTGCAACACTTCCAACAAAATAAGGAGATATACGTAGCGCCTTACAGTCCACTACGGCATTCACGCTCGGTGCAGTTTGCCTTCTT ATGCAGAAGCCGTGATTCAACTTGCCTTGCCAATTGTTGCGAAGGCATTGTGACGACTCGAAGCTGGCGCGAGAGAGTCCGAGATGCTGTGCGTTGCCGCGCATTTTCTTCACTTCTCTTCCGGGTATCTGCGCAACATATCAATCGATATATCAATTCGCGGTTTTTTCCGCTTTAA
- the LOC105278782 gene encoding pre-piRNA 3'-exonuclease trimmer isoform X1: protein MVAHQSDGSIAASVGGAYCFMVAVEVIPHRSTCTCECSIMNEVTNQNFSKVYPHLEATLKNASFIAIDGEFTGITGDDVKNSLFDTTKERYEKQRGVIQPYIVIQFGIAAFQRVPDKNEYTTEAFNFFLLPKSTPLKSRQFIWQTAALEFLATYEFDFNKLAYEGISYLDEAGEATLEQQLRNDVLSRNLERHMLIMEDYNIHKDNVNRVTEWLQTACHENSLKIDTRTPFLQYLMHRELRSRFPNTWTLSGDNSVTVIKVEPDVRKVLERDEGSVLENVLLDSYIGFSKVFKLLVTLKKPVIAHNAFLDLMFMYQQFYKPLPSRYSKFKDNVHQLFPTIYDTKFLSYRLRDILQGDEVWKINSLSGLFDYFTGEKGRHVILGSPLIKSATQSDSKNSDAATSPKYHTAGWDAYTAGCVFLKIAHVFAGKRNGEQKSLTVKYFTHTELMNSVKHYANCINIIRCNISYMKLDGPDPETTRPKWLYVKTLVPQPITSLQVAEKMSTFGTVDVKQYTSNRMLVAVTNHRSAKEILQHFQQNKEIYVAPYSPLRHSRSVQFAFLCRSRDSTCLANCCEGIVTTRSWRERVRDAVRCRAFSSLLFRVSAQHINRYINSRFFPL from the exons ATGGTGGCACACCAAAGTGACGGCAGTATCGCTGCAAGCGTTGGCGGTGCGTACTGTTTTATGGTCGCGGTTGAGGTTATACCACATCGTTCTACATGCACATGTGAGTGCTCAATTATGAATGAAGTTACGAATCAAAATTTTAGCAAGGTGTATCCACACTTGGAGGCTACATTGAAAAATGCAAGTTTTATTGCGATCGACGGCGAATTCACGGGCATAACGGGCGACGATGTCAAAAATAG CCTGTTCGACACGACGAAGGAGCGCTACGAGAAGCAGAGGGGTGTTATTCAGCCGTACATAGTCATTCAATTTGGCATTGCCGCTTTCCAACGTGTCCCAGATAAGAACGAGTACACAACGGAAGCGTTCAACTTCTTCCTGCTGCCCAAGTCCACCCCGTTGAAGAGCCGACAGTTCATTTGGCAGACTGCAGCGTTGGAGTTCCTGGCTACATACGAATTCGATTTTAACAAA CTCGCCTACGAGGGCATCTCGTACCTCGATGAGGCCGGCGAAGCAACCTTGGAGCAACAGTTGAGGAACGATGTGTTGTCCCGCAATCTTGAGCGCCACATGTTGATAATGGAAGATTATAACATTCACAAAGATAATGTCAACCGAGTAACGGAGTGGCTGCAGACTGCTTGCCACGAGAACTCGCTGAAAATTGACACTCGCACTCCCTTTCTGCAGTACCTCATGCACAGGGAGCTGAGGAGTCGTTTCCCGAACACGTGGACACTGTCGGGAGACAACTCG GTAACCGTGATAAAGGTGGAACCGGATGTGAGGAAGGTCTTGGAACGGGATGAAGGTTCTGTACTGGAGAACGTATTGCTCGACTCGTACATTGGTTTCTCAAAAGTGTTCAAGCTTCTAGTAACTTTGAAGAAGCCAGTAATAGCCCACAATGCTTTCCTCGACCTCATGTTTATGTATCAGCAGTTTTATAAGCCCCTACCAT CGAGATATTCCAAGTTCAAAGATAATGTGCATCAACTCTTTCCCACGATCTACGACACGAAATTCTTAAGCTACAGACTGAGAGATATTCTCCAAGGGGATG AAGTCTGGAAAATCAATTCTCTAAGTGGCTTGTTCGATTATTTCACGGGTGAAAAAGGAAGGCACGTGATACTCGGATCACCTCTCATTAAATCTGCTACTCAATCGGATTCAAAAAACTCGGACG CTGCAACCTCTCCAAAGTATCACACCGCGGGATGGGACGCTTACACTGCCGGTTGCGTGTTTCTCAAAATTGCTCATGTTTTTGCCGGCAAGCGAAATGGGGAGCAAAA GAGTTTAACGGTGAAGTACTTTACGCACACGGAACTAATGAACAGCGTAAAACATTATGCAAACTGCATAAACATCATCCGTTGTAATATATCGTACATG AAACTTGACGGGCCGGATCCTGAAACCACTCGACCGAAATGGCTTTACGTGAAGACGTTGGTACCGCAACCGATAACCTCATTGCAG GTAGCCGAAAAAATGTCGACTTTTGGCACCGTTGACGTGAAGCAGTACACATCGAACCGCATGTTGGTTGCAGTAACGAATCATCGAAG TGCGAAGGAGATACTGCAACACTTCCAACAAAATAAGGAGATATACGTAGCGCCTTACAGTCCACTACGGCATTCACGCTCGGTGCAGTTTGCCTTCTT ATGCAGAAGCCGTGATTCAACTTGCCTTGCCAATTGTTGCGAAGGCATTGTGACGACTCGAAGCTGGCGCGAGAGAGTCCGAGATGCTGTGCGTTGCCGCGCATTTTCTTCACTTCTCTTCCGGGTATCTGCGCAACATATCAATCGATATATCAATTCGCGGTTTTTTCCGCTTTAA
- the LOC105278782 gene encoding pre-piRNA 3'-exonuclease trimmer isoform X3, with protein MVAHQSDGSIAASVGGAYCFMVAVEVIPHRSTCTCECSIMNEVTNQNFSKVYPHLEATLKNASFIAIDGEFTGITGDDVKNSLFDTTKERYEKQRGVIQPYIVIQFGIAAFQRVPDKNEYTTEAFNFFLLPKSTPLKSRQFIWQTAALEFLATYEFDFNKLAYEGISYLDEAGEATLEQQLRNDVLSRNLERHMLIMEDYNIHKDNVNRVTEWLQTACHENSLKIDTRTPFLQYLMHRELRSRFPNTWTLSGDNSVTVIKVEPDVRKVLERDEGSVLENVLLDSYIGFSKVFKLLVTLKKPVIAHNAFLDLMFMYQQFYKPLPSRYSKFKDNVHQLFPTIYDTKFLSYRLRDILQGDEVWKINSLSGLFDYFTGEKGRHVILGSPLIKSATQSDSKNSDAATSPKYHTAGWDAYTAGCVFLKIAHVFAGKRNGEQKSLTVKYFTHTELMNSVKHYANCINIIRCNISYMKLDGPDPETTRPKWLYVKTLVPQPITSLQVAEKMSTFGTVDVKQYTSNRMLVAVTNHRSAKEILQHFQQNKEIYVAPYSPLRHSRSVQFAFLSSLVISSGIFAWMLHGKLQRSS; from the exons ATGGTGGCACACCAAAGTGACGGCAGTATCGCTGCAAGCGTTGGCGGTGCGTACTGTTTTATGGTCGCGGTTGAGGTTATACCACATCGTTCTACATGCACATGTGAGTGCTCAATTATGAATGAAGTTACGAATCAAAATTTTAGCAAGGTGTATCCACACTTGGAGGCTACATTGAAAAATGCAAGTTTTATTGCGATCGACGGCGAATTCACGGGCATAACGGGCGACGATGTCAAAAATAG CCTGTTCGACACGACGAAGGAGCGCTACGAGAAGCAGAGGGGTGTTATTCAGCCGTACATAGTCATTCAATTTGGCATTGCCGCTTTCCAACGTGTCCCAGATAAGAACGAGTACACAACGGAAGCGTTCAACTTCTTCCTGCTGCCCAAGTCCACCCCGTTGAAGAGCCGACAGTTCATTTGGCAGACTGCAGCGTTGGAGTTCCTGGCTACATACGAATTCGATTTTAACAAA CTCGCCTACGAGGGCATCTCGTACCTCGATGAGGCCGGCGAAGCAACCTTGGAGCAACAGTTGAGGAACGATGTGTTGTCCCGCAATCTTGAGCGCCACATGTTGATAATGGAAGATTATAACATTCACAAAGATAATGTCAACCGAGTAACGGAGTGGCTGCAGACTGCTTGCCACGAGAACTCGCTGAAAATTGACACTCGCACTCCCTTTCTGCAGTACCTCATGCACAGGGAGCTGAGGAGTCGTTTCCCGAACACGTGGACACTGTCGGGAGACAACTCG GTAACCGTGATAAAGGTGGAACCGGATGTGAGGAAGGTCTTGGAACGGGATGAAGGTTCTGTACTGGAGAACGTATTGCTCGACTCGTACATTGGTTTCTCAAAAGTGTTCAAGCTTCTAGTAACTTTGAAGAAGCCAGTAATAGCCCACAATGCTTTCCTCGACCTCATGTTTATGTATCAGCAGTTTTATAAGCCCCTACCAT CGAGATATTCCAAGTTCAAAGATAATGTGCATCAACTCTTTCCCACGATCTACGACACGAAATTCTTAAGCTACAGACTGAGAGATATTCTCCAAGGGGATG AAGTCTGGAAAATCAATTCTCTAAGTGGCTTGTTCGATTATTTCACGGGTGAAAAAGGAAGGCACGTGATACTCGGATCACCTCTCATTAAATCTGCTACTCAATCGGATTCAAAAAACTCGGACG CTGCAACCTCTCCAAAGTATCACACCGCGGGATGGGACGCTTACACTGCCGGTTGCGTGTTTCTCAAAATTGCTCATGTTTTTGCCGGCAAGCGAAATGGGGAGCAAAA GAGTTTAACGGTGAAGTACTTTACGCACACGGAACTAATGAACAGCGTAAAACATTATGCAAACTGCATAAACATCATCCGTTGTAATATATCGTACATG AAACTTGACGGGCCGGATCCTGAAACCACTCGACCGAAATGGCTTTACGTGAAGACGTTGGTACCGCAACCGATAACCTCATTGCAG GTAGCCGAAAAAATGTCGACTTTTGGCACCGTTGACGTGAAGCAGTACACATCGAACCGCATGTTGGTTGCAGTAACGAATCATCGAAG TGCGAAGGAGATACTGCAACACTTCCAACAAAATAAGGAGATATACGTAGCGCCTTACAGTCCACTACGGCATTCACGCTCGGTGCAGTTTGCCTTCTT gAGCAGCTTAGTCATCTCTAGTGGAATCTTTGCATGGATGCTGCACGGAAAACTACAGAGGAGTTCTTAG